The Populus nigra chromosome 4, ddPopNigr1.1, whole genome shotgun sequence genome contains the following window.
GATCTCATTCAACTAGCCCACAAGCGATTTTAGGTCTTTTAATTCCTGCTCATTTCCCACTACTAACACGCTCTTGAATTTAGATTCTTGTTCttgatttccatttttttatttttgttattttcccgATCTGCCCTTGATTCTATTTTTCGATTGCTGtttagttttctttatttcattttttctagGTCCAATGTTTTTATTGtgtgttttaataatttatatataaaaaaatcattttaaaataaagtgaGAGATAGGTTTTCAATTtatagaaatgttttttttccttgcaaattATCAGATAACTGATTGGGTATTTGTTATTGGAATGTGGGGAATATATAGAATCAGAAACCATGCCGAAGAACAAGGGAAAGGGAGGAAAGAATAGGAAGAGAGGAAAGAACGAAGCTGTTGTCGAGAAGCGGAAGCTTATTTTTAAGGAAGAAGGACAGGAGTATGCCCAAGTGCTTCGCATGCTCGGAAATGGTCGTTGCGACGCTATGTGTTTTGATGGGACCAAGCGTCTTTGCCATATTCGAGGGAAGATGCACAGGAAGGTCTGGATTGATGCTGGTGATATAATTCTCGTTGGTCTCCGCGACTACCAGGATGACAAGGCTGACGTTATATTGAAGTACTGGACCTATGAAGCTAGGCTTCTGAAGGCCTATGGTGAGCTCCCTGCGAATACACGTATCAATGTAGGTATTGCTGGAGGTTTTGATGAGGAAGACGATGGTGATGCTGCTGCTGGTGATGATGATTATTTTGAGTTTATGAATGCCGGAACAAGCAGTGCGCATATAAACTTTATTTGAGACGTTAAACTTGCTATAATTCTCATGTAATGCCTTTTTGTATCACTTTTAATATTTCTCACGTGTCCTCTTATATATCCTGTGCTGTTTGTGCGTATGCTGGTCTGTATATATAGTGCTTCGTGTTGTGTTTGGCATGTTTTAATGGCTTTTGTATGGATAGGCGAGCTGCCCTGTTTGTATCACATATGGTAATATTTGCATAATGGGTGCAAAATGTGATTGTGTAATTAGGCTGCCAGTCAGCTGCCTTGGTTTTTTGTTCGGATTATGTGTCTGAATGACTGTACGTACTAACTTGTTAGTTACTAGTGTTTCAGTCATCTTCTCCTTCAATACAGCCCctattttaactttcttttgtttcattGCAACCGCTCTAGTACACGTATAAATGTGAGACCGAGAGTATATTATAACCaaaagttttttgaaatttaaaaaaatatttaggtatcACATAACTATTGATTTTTAGCTTAActcaagttaaaattaaatcatgttagGATTGTTTTAGCATCATATCCTAGTCAACTTGACAAATTCAAAGGTAATCTAGATGTCca
Protein-coding sequences here:
- the LOC133691848 gene encoding eukaryotic translation initiation factor 1A-like is translated as MPKNKGKGGKNRKRGKNEAVVEKRKLIFKEEGQEYAQVLRMLGNGRCDAMCFDGTKRLCHIRGKMHRKVWIDAGDIILVGLRDYQDDKADVILKYWTYEARLLKAYGELPANTRINVGIAGGFDEEDDGDAAAGDDDYFEFMNAGTSSAHINFI